In the genome of Salinispirillum sp. LH 10-3-1, one region contains:
- the ltaE gene encoding low-specificity L-threonine aldolase, with translation MSDFRSDTVTQPSVAMKEAMMAAPLGDDVFGSDPTVNALQTMAAEMLGYEAALFAPSGTQTNLIALMSHCQRGDEAIVGQDWHTYRWEAGGMAVLGSIQPQPVANQPDGSLALADIAGAIKPDDMHFARTRLLVIENTVGGQVLSAEYMQAAAELAKSRGLATHIDGARLFNAAVSVAQEDGSDPIATARRLCQGYDSVSICLSKGLGAPVGSLLLGSHELIKRARRVRKMLGGGMRQAGILAAAGHYALQNNVHRLAEDHLNILTLASELRRVCEESPLLKGKVVVHSPNTNILFMDVQPDIAQDLLAYLAADNVLVTNGYHQAPSGQMVRIRWVTHMDVGDKDISKAIQAVSAFSNPVNGGHTIQ, from the coding sequence GTGAGCGACTTCCGCAGCGATACGGTCACGCAACCCTCTGTTGCGATGAAAGAGGCTATGATGGCCGCACCCTTAGGCGACGATGTGTTTGGCAGTGACCCGACGGTGAACGCCTTGCAAACCATGGCCGCAGAGATGTTAGGCTATGAGGCCGCGCTGTTTGCCCCTAGCGGAACACAGACCAACTTAATCGCGCTCATGAGCCATTGCCAACGTGGTGATGAGGCCATTGTCGGCCAAGACTGGCACACCTATCGCTGGGAAGCCGGTGGAATGGCGGTACTCGGCTCTATTCAACCACAGCCCGTTGCCAATCAACCCGACGGTTCATTGGCCTTGGCCGATATCGCTGGGGCTATCAAGCCCGATGACATGCACTTCGCCCGCACTCGGTTGTTGGTGATCGAAAACACCGTGGGCGGGCAGGTCCTCTCTGCTGAATACATGCAAGCGGCGGCCGAGCTGGCGAAGTCACGGGGTTTAGCCACGCATATCGATGGCGCACGCTTATTTAATGCAGCGGTGTCGGTCGCGCAGGAAGATGGCAGCGACCCCATCGCCACCGCACGACGGTTATGCCAGGGCTACGATTCAGTGTCCATCTGTTTGTCAAAAGGCTTGGGCGCGCCGGTAGGCTCGTTGCTGCTAGGCTCACACGAACTGATCAAACGAGCACGCCGCGTGCGCAAGATGCTGGGCGGCGGGATGCGCCAAGCCGGTATTCTGGCTGCTGCCGGTCATTATGCTTTGCAGAACAATGTGCACCGTTTGGCGGAAGATCACTTAAACATATTAACGCTGGCCAGCGAGCTGCGCCGAGTCTGTGAGGAGTCGCCGCTGTTAAAAGGCAAGGTGGTTGTGCACTCGCCCAACACCAACATTCTGTTTATGGACGTGCAGCCTGATATCGCACAAGACTTGTTGGCGTATTTAGCGGCCGACAATGTACTGGTGACCAATGGCTACCATCAGGCCCCTTCCGGACAAATGGTGCGTATTCGTTGGGTAACGCATATGGATGTGGGAGATAAAGACATCAGCAAGGCGATTCAAGCCGTATCAGCGTTTTCGAACCCGGTTAACGGCGGCCATACCATTCAATAA
- a CDS encoding EAL domain-containing protein → MNRPARCPYCFRVSVIGAAALVFVILMLQPSRFAISELPFVLYEWTGEPGASLDDLAVADDARWQPLPPRTDGLGFRQPEVWLRLTLPRQLQEAPALVFSAPYIDYLDVYRLTPGSAPELLAAVGDQRPFFDRPVLVPQVVIPLPADINANDELLLYVANDGALLFPLILAPSMDAVLGSYSAQLYFHGLMSGIFLFTAMLAIAMGLTLRRSAELLFAGLIISILGVQAELNGVLYAFLWPTLPQLNIAIFPGTMAAAIFGATFTLLFLNTNKQPNRLNGWILKGWVVVLCLLLVTWFINHFFLGFSGQRLVQISQIVAALVGVSMVVEGIRASLRGSEKGQIFLAAMLLIITGACLLFARSAGLLPDSLLTGSALEVGAVLAVIILTGAVIRETYLEKTQRIDTQKALIEQEEKNAELQNKMIRQALTNDILGLPNRQSLVMFLDKHTENKACLILIEFRHYHNIERTMGVSVANDALVSLASRLKLWIANQRQQLAYPDHPDQLYAVQDNVMGILVTKDSVKRLLASLRVALEPGVSIGNFEVDMSPVFASIDCQKYGMNAEGSVLAALASLDRVVISPDHLAYEPAHQQEGRDKLFLLSALASAIDQSDLELYLQPVMNLDDDSVPAAEVLLRWNHTVLGEVSPAVFVPLAEETGIITRLTLWLAGEVCRVHHELRAAGIDIGLSINISAEDLAHPETISRVLSIARERTGGNLRLKLELTETAVMRSGNAVRQSVDMIKASGLGFSIDDFGAGHSSLSRIHELPVNELKIDRSILEQALNRQEFSVLESAIGLARSLKLRVVAEGVSSQEQLTLLRRLNVDAVQGFLIARPIPVSEFIEWYGRR, encoded by the coding sequence ATGAATAGACCCGCGCGCTGCCCATACTGTTTTCGTGTATCTGTGATTGGCGCGGCCGCGTTGGTGTTCGTGATCCTCATGTTACAGCCGTCACGTTTCGCGATTTCAGAGCTGCCCTTTGTGTTGTATGAGTGGACAGGTGAGCCCGGTGCCTCCCTTGATGACTTGGCGGTGGCGGATGATGCACGTTGGCAACCCTTGCCACCTCGAACGGATGGCCTCGGATTTCGCCAGCCGGAAGTGTGGTTGCGCTTAACCCTGCCTCGGCAGTTACAAGAAGCTCCGGCGCTGGTGTTCAGTGCGCCTTACATAGATTACTTGGACGTTTATAGGTTGACTCCTGGGTCAGCCCCTGAATTGTTGGCGGCGGTGGGTGATCAACGGCCGTTCTTCGATCGACCCGTGTTGGTGCCGCAGGTAGTAATTCCTCTGCCAGCCGACATAAATGCCAATGATGAGCTACTCTTATACGTAGCCAACGATGGCGCATTGTTGTTTCCCCTGATATTGGCACCCTCTATGGATGCAGTGCTGGGCAGTTATTCTGCCCAGCTTTATTTTCATGGGCTCATGAGTGGTATCTTTCTCTTCACAGCAATGTTGGCGATTGCCATGGGGCTCACCCTTCGGCGCTCGGCGGAGTTGCTCTTTGCTGGTCTGATCATCAGCATCTTAGGGGTGCAGGCAGAACTTAACGGCGTGCTGTACGCCTTCCTATGGCCCACCTTGCCGCAACTGAATATCGCCATTTTCCCCGGCACCATGGCCGCGGCGATCTTTGGCGCGACCTTCACACTGTTGTTTCTGAACACCAACAAACAACCTAACCGGCTCAACGGTTGGATACTAAAGGGTTGGGTCGTCGTTCTCTGTTTATTGTTGGTGACTTGGTTTATTAACCACTTTTTCCTCGGATTCTCCGGCCAAAGGTTAGTGCAGATCAGCCAGATCGTGGCTGCGCTGGTCGGTGTCAGCATGGTGGTTGAAGGTATTCGAGCCTCGCTACGCGGCAGCGAAAAAGGGCAGATATTCCTCGCCGCTATGCTGCTGATCATTACAGGTGCTTGCCTGTTGTTCGCACGTTCGGCTGGTTTGCTGCCGGATTCTTTATTGACGGGTTCAGCTCTGGAGGTAGGGGCTGTGCTGGCCGTTATTATCCTCACCGGTGCTGTAATTCGAGAAACCTATCTCGAGAAAACTCAACGCATCGATACGCAAAAGGCACTGATTGAGCAGGAAGAGAAGAACGCTGAGCTGCAAAATAAGATGATTCGCCAAGCGCTGACGAATGACATCCTGGGCTTACCCAATCGGCAATCTCTGGTCATGTTTTTGGATAAGCACACCGAGAACAAGGCCTGCTTAATACTTATAGAGTTCCGGCACTATCACAATATAGAACGCACCATGGGCGTGTCGGTAGCGAACGACGCCTTAGTGTCCTTGGCAAGTCGATTGAAACTGTGGATAGCAAACCAGCGACAGCAACTCGCGTACCCGGATCATCCTGACCAATTGTACGCTGTGCAAGACAACGTCATGGGAATACTGGTCACAAAGGATTCCGTGAAACGTCTTCTGGCTTCCCTGCGCGTGGCATTGGAGCCCGGTGTATCCATCGGCAACTTCGAAGTAGACATGTCACCGGTGTTTGCATCCATAGACTGCCAAAAATACGGTATGAATGCCGAAGGTTCCGTGTTGGCGGCATTGGCGTCATTGGATCGCGTGGTGATCAGTCCAGACCATTTGGCCTATGAGCCAGCGCACCAACAAGAAGGGCGCGACAAACTGTTCCTGCTCAGCGCCTTGGCGTCGGCCATCGATCAGTCGGATTTAGAATTGTATCTACAACCGGTTATGAACCTGGATGACGACTCCGTGCCCGCAGCGGAGGTGCTGTTGCGTTGGAACCACACAGTACTGGGTGAGGTGTCGCCTGCGGTATTTGTGCCATTGGCCGAAGAAACGGGCATTATCACACGCCTTACGCTGTGGTTGGCAGGCGAGGTATGCCGTGTACACCATGAACTGCGCGCCGCGGGTATTGATATCGGGCTTTCCATCAATATATCCGCCGAAGATCTGGCTCACCCAGAAACCATTTCACGCGTGCTGTCGATTGCTCGGGAACGCACCGGCGGCAATTTGCGATTGAAGTTGGAGCTTACGGAAACCGCCGTGATGCGGTCAGGCAATGCAGTGCGTCAGTCGGTCGATATGATCAAAGCGTCCGGACTGGGTTTTTCAATAGACGATTTCGGAGCCGGGCATTCGTCGTTATCGCGTATTCATGAATTACCGGTGAACGAACTCAAAATAGATCGTTCAATTCTGGAACAGGCGCTGAATAGACAAGAGTTTTCAGTACTGGAGTCCGCTATAGGGTTAGCGCGCAGCTTGAAATTGCGGGTCGTCGCGGAAGGGGTATCATCGCAAGAGCAATTGACCCTGTTGCGCCGACTGAACGTCGACGCGGTGCAGGGCTTTCTCATTGCGCGACCGATACCCGTTTCTGAGTTTATTGAATGGTATGGCCGCCGTTAA